In the genome of Deinococcus cellulosilyticus NBRC 106333 = KACC 11606, one region contains:
- a CDS encoding VWD domain-containing protein: MKKSISALSTLTVAVILASCNNTPAVQSGQDNQISQQAGTYLVRGTDMGPMFQNIRVTNGGVAYTGADVRVNTINMPHTSSGLYQGNLGFAVAVGNGLSLDVRTPDGIVHAQDWVPGAPVVTAPVASTVVNSATPLPVAWNNSYGLNPDRFVVSATWSCGVGCGTGWTSPDLPGTARNYSIPAGKLPADKAVKIRVYAYNDGTETFSGPAAAGSRMAIRNGNEAGIDISTAPANSTICTSWGDPHLTTCDGLGVEFQSTGEFDLSMSTVNPFRVQVRQRPWGGSSTVSVNTAVATSMNGFKAGIYIGAAPNLRMGPAGTPTAVPAGGLNMGGGYTIHQAGNKYTFSYPGGEKMEATLNGSYIDVKLILPPSAQSRVKGLLGNFDGNTANDFALRSGVVLPNPIDFNTMYTTYASSWRVPSLAESLFYYGAGESFGGFTVPNFPSALPAMTSVQETNAKTQCQNNGVVDPLLLQGCAIDLVQTGNPQFITSAKTAAAPITPVKILLPDLKVALSSPTAAHAGEDISSLVKLTALNVGNGTAKGTLTAGANGYMLDLMLSTDTVTPNTWAIYSPNFSEDVLLLGGRASNTQDLAAGASQSYPIGATIPKDTPTGYYYLCAKVDPGNKVTEWLENNNATCNRIFIQHP; encoded by the coding sequence ATGAAAAAGTCGATTTCTGCCCTGAGCACCCTGACTGTCGCCGTGATTCTCGCATCATGTAATAACACCCCTGCAGTTCAAAGTGGACAGGACAACCAGATTTCCCAGCAGGCAGGGACCTATCTGGTCCGGGGCACCGACATGGGACCCATGTTCCAGAACATCCGCGTAACCAATGGAGGTGTCGCCTACACAGGTGCTGACGTGCGGGTGAACACCATCAACATGCCCCACACCTCCAGTGGTCTGTATCAGGGCAATCTGGGCTTCGCTGTGGCTGTGGGCAATGGGTTGAGTCTGGATGTGCGCACGCCAGATGGCATCGTGCATGCACAGGACTGGGTACCTGGAGCTCCAGTGGTCACGGCCCCAGTGGCGTCAACGGTGGTCAACTCTGCCACACCCCTGCCTGTCGCGTGGAACAACAGTTATGGCCTCAACCCTGACCGTTTCGTGGTGAGTGCCACCTGGTCCTGCGGGGTGGGATGCGGCACCGGATGGACTTCCCCCGACCTCCCTGGGACAGCGCGAAATTATTCCATTCCTGCAGGCAAACTCCCTGCTGACAAAGCTGTCAAAATCCGGGTTTACGCCTACAACGATGGGACCGAAACGTTCAGCGGTCCGGCTGCTGCTGGTTCCAGAATGGCCATCCGCAACGGCAATGAAGCCGGAATCGACATTTCCACTGCACCCGCAAACAGCACCATCTGCACCAGCTGGGGCGACCCCCACCTGACCACCTGTGACGGTCTGGGCGTGGAATTCCAGAGCACCGGAGAATTCGACCTCTCCATGTCCACGGTCAATCCCTTCCGGGTGCAGGTGCGTCAGCGTCCCTGGGGTGGAAGCAGCACGGTCAGCGTGAACACCGCCGTTGCCACCTCCATGAACGGCTTCAAAGCAGGGATCTACATCGGTGCAGCACCCAACCTGCGCATGGGTCCTGCTGGAACCCCCACTGCCGTGCCTGCCGGCGGTCTGAACATGGGTGGGGGTTACACCATCCATCAGGCAGGCAACAAATACACCTTCAGCTACCCTGGTGGCGAAAAGATGGAAGCCACCCTGAATGGCAGTTACATCGACGTGAAACTGATCCTCCCTCCCAGTGCACAATCCCGCGTTAAGGGGCTCCTCGGAAACTTCGATGGCAACACGGCCAATGACTTTGCCCTGAGAAGTGGCGTGGTGCTGCCCAACCCCATTGACTTCAACACCATGTACACCACCTACGCCAGCAGCTGGCGGGTTCCCTCCCTTGCTGAATCCCTGTTCTATTACGGTGCAGGTGAGTCTTTCGGTGGCTTCACCGTTCCCAACTTCCCCTCTGCCCTGCCTGCCATGACCTCCGTGCAGGAAACCAATGCAAAAACCCAGTGCCAGAACAACGGCGTGGTCGACCCACTGCTGCTGCAGGGATGCGCCATTGACCTGGTTCAAACCGGAAATCCCCAGTTCATCACCAGTGCCAAAACCGCAGCTGCGCCCATCACCCCGGTCAAAATTCTGCTGCCGGACCTGAAAGTGGCCCTCTCCTCCCCAACTGCAGCCCATGCAGGAGAAGACATCAGTTCCCTGGTGAAACTGACCGCCCTGAACGTCGGAAATGGCACTGCAAAAGGCACCCTGACCGCAGGTGCAAATGGTTACATGCTGGACCTGATGCTCTCCACTGACACCGTGACCCCCAACACCTGGGCCATCTACTCTCCCAACTTCAGCGAGGATGTGCTGCTGCTCGGAGGCCGGGCCAGCAACACCCAGGATCTGGCTGCTGGAGCCAGTCAGAGCTACCCCATCGGAGCGACCATCCCCAAAGACACCCCCACCGGTTACTATTACCTCTGCGCCAAAGTGGACCCGGGCAACAAGGTCACCGAATGGCTGGAAAACAACAATGCAACTTGCAACCGGATTTTCATCCAGCACCCCTGA
- a CDS encoding HAD family hydrolase translates to MKLLIWDFDGTLGYREENFKTAWSTTAKEILQEHHSEVPYSGGLLSSGFPWHTWENPHENQHPDAYWSQIEQVYHQLFETLGLKEQALTLSKKVRGQFCDVNRWHSYPDSAHVLEALSQKGYVHVMLSNHVPELSTIVDHLGLGGFFDHIFNSGITGFEKPHPESYQMVLRKYPQAETVTMLGDNRKADVIEPGKHGIRGILVRAVDTELPCVPGLNHLLQGVL, encoded by the coding sequence ATGAAGCTGCTGATCTGGGATTTTGATGGCACACTTGGATACCGGGAAGAGAATTTCAAAACCGCATGGAGCACAACTGCAAAAGAAATCCTGCAGGAGCACCACTCAGAGGTGCCGTATTCAGGAGGTCTCCTGAGCAGTGGATTTCCCTGGCACACCTGGGAGAACCCACATGAGAACCAGCATCCAGATGCGTACTGGAGCCAGATTGAGCAGGTGTACCACCAGTTGTTCGAAACGCTGGGGTTGAAAGAACAGGCCCTGACCCTCAGCAAAAAAGTGAGAGGTCAGTTCTGTGATGTCAACAGGTGGCACAGTTATCCTGACAGTGCTCATGTGCTGGAGGCCCTGTCTCAGAAGGGATACGTGCATGTGATGCTGTCAAACCATGTCCCGGAACTCTCCACAATTGTGGACCATCTGGGGCTGGGTGGGTTTTTTGACCACATTTTCAACAGCGGCATCACAGGATTTGAGAAACCACACCCTGAAAGCTACCAGATGGTTCTGCGAAAGTACCCTCAGGCTGAAACAGTGACCATGCTGGGCGACAATCGCAAAGCAGATGTCATCGAACCCGGGAAGCATGGCATTCGCGGCATTCTGGTGCGTGCAGTGGACACCGAGCTTCCCTGTGTGCCGGGTCTGAACCACCTGTTGCAGGGCGTGCTCTGA